From the Flavobacterium gyeonganense genome, the window AACGCATTATGGAATTTCAAAGCAATACTATAATTATATGAATATATTAGTAAGTCTTGCAGGCAATAATGTAGGTGGTCCTTTCCAGACTCCTCCGGCAACAGTAAAAGGCAATATTATTAACACAACCGATAAAAGTAATTATCCGCTGGGTTATTTTTCGCTAAGTGAAACTGTTTCAAGAAAATATACTGTAAAATAATTAATGATATGAATTCGAGAATCGAAACCCTAACCGGGAAAAAACTAATAGGCAAACACATTACAATGTCTTTCGTCGAAAATAAAACATTCCAGTTATGGGGCAGTTTCATGCCGGAGAGAAAAAAATCAGGAATCCTATAGACTCTAATTTATATTCACTTGAAGTTTTTCCTGAAGGATATTTTAATAATTTCAATCCTAAAAATACTTTTGAAAAATGGGCAGCTGTTGAAGTGTCTGATTTAAATGAAATTCCGGCAGGTATGGAAAGCTTGTTGGTTCCTGATGGATTGTATGCGGTTTTTATTCACAAAGGGCCATCGACAGAAGCAGAGAAATCCTATCGTTTTATTTTTACAGAATGGCTTCCGGATTCGAAATACTTTGTTGACGACCGCCCACATTTTGCTGTAATGACTGAAAATTACAAAAAAGATGATGTGGATTCAGAAGAAGAAATCTGGATTCCTGTAAAAAATAAAGTTTAATATCATGCTGATAGAAATTTTACGATCGCTTTTTAACCGCGATCTCAACAAATTAAAAGACGAAATTGAAGCATATCAAACCGAGAGCCAGCTTTGGGTTATTGATAAAAACATTACTAATTCTGCAGGAAATCTTTGTCTGCATTTAATTGGAAATCTTAATACTTACATAGGTGCTGTCCTCGGAAACACAGGTTATGTTCGTAATCGCCCTTTAGAATTTTCGTCAAAAGATGTTCGAAAAGATGAATTAATAACTAGAATTGAAGAAACAATTTTGATGGTAAACCACACTCTGGATATTTTAAAGGAGACAGATTTAGAAGCTATATATCCGCAAATTGTTTTCGAAAAAGAAATGAAATCGGGCTTTTTTCTTGTGCATCTTTCTACGCATTTGGCATATCATTTAGGACAAATCAATTACCATCGACGGTTGTTTAGCTAAAATTAATTGATGAATAATAATTAGCAAATAAAAAAAAATAATATTAATATTAACAAATATTTTGACACAAAAATAACTTTATGAAAAAACACTACTTATTTCTATTATTTTCTTTTATTTCAGTACTTAGTAATGCCCAGATATCCTCAGATATTGACCCCGATTTCGAATGCAAGGACTATATTCCCGTTTTCAATTTATTAAATAGCGAGTTTGGCTTGCAAAGTGATGGAAAGGTTGTAATAGTTGGAGATAAATATACATACAAGTTATATAATAATAAACAGGAAACCATTGGCAAAAACATTATAAGATTGAACAAAGATTTAAGTATTGATGATTCTTTTAAAACTGGTTCTGGATTTGATTCTACTGTGAATAATATTGTAATCCAACCTGATGGGAAAATAATCGTAGTTGGCCTTTTTAAATCTTACAATGGTACTAACGTAAATAAGATAGTTCGATTGAATCAGGATGGGACAATTGACAATACATTTAACTTTACCGATAGAGGACTTAATGTTTTTACCATTACACAAATAGACTTGGTAAGACTACAGCCAAATGGCAAGATATTAATTGCAGGTAAATTTGAGGGAAGCGTTCATGGAAATTTTTATGGACGAAACGCATTGCGTTTAAATTCGGATGGTTCTGTTGACAAAACATTTCAGTCTAGTTATCCTTACGAAATATTTAAAATTGAATTACAACCTGATGGAAAGATCTTAAGAGTATATAAAAATACTTATAATAATGAAAACAGTTATAAAATTGATCGCTTAAATTCTGATGGGACAGCAGATCAAAGCTTTACTGCTATAGAAGGTTTTGGAAGGATATGTTCTTCTAATACTGTTGGTTATACTGGTATGAATAATTGTAAATTAGTATTACAGTCTGACGGGAAAATATTATTTGGAGCTTGTTTTACTTCGTTTAAGTCTTTAGATACAAGAGGTTTTATGAGATTTAATAGCGATGGAACAAAAGATACTTCATTTGAATATGTTGTACCAGGATTTCCAATGGCAACTGTCAAAGATTTTATTCTTCTTCCTAATAATAAAATATTAACACATAACTTAACGCTTATCAATTCAGATGGTACAATTGATAATACAGCTTCAATAAAACTAGATGTTAATTCGGTATCAAATAAAATTTTCCTCTACCCTAATAATGAATTACTTGTTTCTTCACTAAATACCATAAACTTTCCGGGCGGACTTTCAACTTTTAATAAATTTATTAAAATAGATTTAACTACTTCTGAAGTTAATACACAACAACTAAATACTTTCTATGCCGGAAATGATATTTTAGAAAAGCCAAACGGTGATATTGTTGTTTTGGGATATAGTAATAATACATTCAATACAAAATATCATGACGGAATAAAATTGTTAAATAAAAAAGGAAATTTAATTTTTAACAATAACCTGAAAAGCAACTTATTTTCAACTACACAAAATGAACAAAATTATTTTAAAAAAGGAATTGTTCAGCCTGATGGTAAAATTATTGTTTTTAAAATCGGTACAGGTAATGACTCAGGTTTAATAAGGTATAATGATGACTTCACGATTGATAATTCTTTTGTTAAAACAGTTGTTGGAGATGTAAGGACATTATTACTACAGCCTGATGGAAAAATTTTAGTTATTTCTAATTCACAGCAAAAAATTATAAGATTAAATCCTGACGGTTCCAAAGACAATACCTTTGCTGATACATCAGGAATTGATAATGTTTGTTACACCGGAGCACTTCAGCCTGATGGTAAAATAATTTTAGGAGGAAATTTTAGTTTCTATAATCAAACAAAAACAAATCGTCTTGCCAGATTCAACGTTGACGGAACATTTGATACTACATTTCATGCTGATGAGGCTTTGCTAGGAGGCTTTGTATATTCTTTGGGTGTGCAATCTGATGGGAAAATTATAGTTGGAGGTAGTTTTGAATTAAATCAGGAAGGCAAACAATCTGTATTAAAACGTTTAAATACTGATGGTTCAATTGATAATTCATTTATTAACTATTTTGCTTCTAGTTTACCTATGTACACTAAAGGATTAGTGATTCAGCCAGATAATAAAATTATATTGTTTACTACTCTAAACAGAGGGGTTAATGAATATGCCAAAAATGACTTTCAAAGGCTAGAAAGCAATGGGAAAATAGATAATACATTTGATTCGGGAGAGGCTTTTAATGCAAATATCAATGCTATTAAATTCCAAAAAGACGGAAGCCTTTTAGTTACAGGAAATTTCACTAAATATAAAAGCACCTGGTCTAATGGTTCTGTTCGCTTACTAGCTTATAAAGGCACATTAAACACACCGGATTTTTCATATGGCACTAATAATGATAATTTTATCTTACACCCTAATCCGGTTAAAGATGTTTTAAACATTACATCAAATGAAAATGAATCTATAACATCGATACAGGTTTACAACTTTCTTGGGCAATCATTATTAGATTTAAAAAACAAAAAAACATTTTCAACGATTGATGTTTCAAGTTTAGATAATGGTGTTTACTTTGTTCGCATAAACTCAACGAAAGGAACGACAACACACAAATTTTTAAAAAATTAAATAAACAATATCTTTTTAAAAAGCCTTCAAAAAGTTAGACACTATTTGAGGGCTTTTTTTGTGATAGTCTTATGTTCAAAAACAGATTCTTTAAATCACAACATATACTCTGCAAAATATCTTTCGTACATTTGCACATATAAAAATCTCATGTCATCACATCATATAGTACGCGACGATCAGGAGCCGGCATTAATTATTGCAAACGGAGCCTCTTGCAGCTCTGAGTTATTAGGGCAGCTGCTTGAATGGTCGCCACTTGTTATTGTACTC encodes:
- a CDS encoding GyrI-like domain-containing protein → MGQFHAGEKKIRNPIDSNLYSLEVFPEGYFNNFNPKNTFEKWAAVEVSDLNEIPAGMESLLVPDGLYAVFIHKGPSTEAEKSYRFIFTEWLPDSKYFVDDRPHFAVMTENYKKDDVDSEEEIWIPVKNKV
- a CDS encoding DUF1572 family protein; its protein translation is MLIEILRSLFNRDLNKLKDEIEAYQTESQLWVIDKNITNSAGNLCLHLIGNLNTYIGAVLGNTGYVRNRPLEFSSKDVRKDELITRIEETILMVNHTLDILKETDLEAIYPQIVFEKEMKSGFFLVHLSTHLAYHLGQINYHRRLFS
- a CDS encoding T9SS type A sorting domain-containing protein; translation: MKKHYLFLLFSFISVLSNAQISSDIDPDFECKDYIPVFNLLNSEFGLQSDGKVVIVGDKYTYKLYNNKQETIGKNIIRLNKDLSIDDSFKTGSGFDSTVNNIVIQPDGKIIVVGLFKSYNGTNVNKIVRLNQDGTIDNTFNFTDRGLNVFTITQIDLVRLQPNGKILIAGKFEGSVHGNFYGRNALRLNSDGSVDKTFQSSYPYEIFKIELQPDGKILRVYKNTYNNENSYKIDRLNSDGTADQSFTAIEGFGRICSSNTVGYTGMNNCKLVLQSDGKILFGACFTSFKSLDTRGFMRFNSDGTKDTSFEYVVPGFPMATVKDFILLPNNKILTHNLTLINSDGTIDNTASIKLDVNSVSNKIFLYPNNELLVSSLNTINFPGGLSTFNKFIKIDLTTSEVNTQQLNTFYAGNDILEKPNGDIVVLGYSNNTFNTKYHDGIKLLNKKGNLIFNNNLKSNLFSTTQNEQNYFKKGIVQPDGKIIVFKIGTGNDSGLIRYNDDFTIDNSFVKTVVGDVRTLLLQPDGKILVISNSQQKIIRLNPDGSKDNTFADTSGIDNVCYTGALQPDGKIILGGNFSFYNQTKTNRLARFNVDGTFDTTFHADEALLGGFVYSLGVQSDGKIIVGGSFELNQEGKQSVLKRLNTDGSIDNSFINYFASSLPMYTKGLVIQPDNKIILFTTLNRGVNEYAKNDFQRLESNGKIDNTFDSGEAFNANINAIKFQKDGSLLVTGNFTKYKSTWSNGSVRLLAYKGTLNTPDFSYGTNNDNFILHPNPVKDVLNITSNENESITSIQVYNFLGQSLLDLKNKKTFSTIDVSSLDNGVYFVRINSTKGTTTHKFLKN